One Dehalococcoidales bacterium DNA window includes the following coding sequences:
- a CDS encoding GTPase produces the protein MPANLNPMYFEAEKRFRAAKSAHEKIAALEEMLAVMPKHKGTDHLKGELRRRIAKLTQSMDKKSVTQRASMVLEKQGAAQVMVIGLPNAGKSQLVSVVTNASPNVAEYAFTTQTVTPGIMEFENIQIQLVDTPPLVSGSVPFWLPQMLRGADALLILVDLGDNPLDQMVEVVLQLENMRISIIPGKEEAEEDTRWSQQKTFIVANKADLVGKAEQQTAEEALRDEYGGQVPVISTSATKGTGLEEMRLKVYQVLDVIRVYTKTPREKPDFNDPIVLARGSTLEDAAEDVHKDFRARMKYARIWGSGKHDGVMAKRGHVLQDGDVIELHM, from the coding sequence ATGCCCGCTAATCTAAACCCGATGTACTTCGAGGCCGAGAAAAGGTTCCGTGCGGCCAAGAGCGCCCATGAGAAGATTGCCGCCCTTGAGGAAATGCTGGCGGTCATGCCCAAGCACAAGGGCACCGACCACCTCAAGGGGGAGCTAAGGCGACGGATAGCCAAGCTGACCCAGAGCATGGATAAGAAGTCCGTCACCCAGCGGGCATCCATGGTACTGGAAAAGCAGGGCGCGGCCCAGGTGATGGTCATCGGTCTGCCCAATGCCGGAAAGTCGCAGCTCGTGTCCGTCGTGACCAACGCTTCCCCGAACGTGGCCGAATACGCGTTCACAACGCAGACCGTCACCCCGGGCATTATGGAGTTTGAGAACATCCAGATACAGCTTGTCGATACCCCGCCCCTGGTGTCCGGCTCGGTTCCCTTCTGGCTGCCGCAAATGCTAAGGGGGGCGGATGCCCTGCTCATCCTGGTGGACTTGGGTGACAACCCCCTGGACCAGATGGTGGAGGTTGTCCTGCAACTTGAGAACATGAGAATAAGCATTATCCCGGGAAAGGAAGAGGCCGAAGAAGACACGCGCTGGAGCCAGCAAAAAACCTTTATCGTTGCCAACAAGGCGGACCTGGTTGGGAAAGCAGAACAGCAGACTGCTGAAGAAGCATTACGCGACGAATACGGCGGGCAGGTGCCCGTAATCAGCACCTCGGCGACAAAGGGTACCGGCCTGGAAGAAATGAGGTTGAAGGTCTACCAGGTGCTGGACGTTATCCGGGTCTACACCAAGACGCCGAGGGAGAAGCCGGACTTCAACGACCCGATAGTCCTGGCGCGGGGGAGCACGCTGGAAGATGCTGCGGAGGATGTTCACAAGGACTTCCGCGCCAGAATGAAATACGCTCGTATCTGGGGTTCGGGAAAGCATGACGGTGTCATGGCAAAGAGAGGGCACGTTCTCCAGGACGGGGACGTTATCGAGCTGCACATGTAA